Genomic window (Tolypothrix sp. NIES-4075):
ATAAGTTGAAAATCTCTGGGTTTGCAATACTCGTTAAGTAAGTTTTGGAAGGCAACTCTTATTGATGTTTCTTTGCGAGAACCACCATATTGAATTATTTTTTATACTTATGTATGATATTGAGTTACCAGAAGTTTGGACATGATTTAGAAAATCTTTATGATCTTAGAATCTGTCCAATGTAGCTTTTTGATTAGTCAGCAACCTCAGGGAATATAAGTAAGATAAATAATAAGTTTTTTAGGATGTCGGTAAAAACGCTAAGACGCTAAGGTGCGATGAATCGCATTACTAGAAAGGTGAAGCGATCGCTATATACCAATCCGATGAGCGTGAAAAGTTAGATTCCCGACAACTTTTACGAAGTCGGGAATCAGTTCCACCGATAATTTTCACTCTTTGATCTAGGAAAGAAGGACGCTTGGGTATCGCATCACTACGGTGGTGCGTTACTTCGTTAACGCACCCTACGAATTAGGCTATTCGTCGATTTGACCGACACGACGGATGTTGAGAATGTCGCTCATTTTCTTGATTTGGATAAATACTTGCTCGAGCTGAAAGCGATCGCTTATATCAATCCCCAAGTCCATTAATGCCGGTTGTCCGAAAGCGGTTTTTACTTGAGCGTGACGGACGTTGATTCCTTGGTCGCTCAAGCGTGATAAAATGTCTTTCAATACTCCCACTCGATCCAGCGCTTCAATTTGAATACTCACTGGGTAAGTTTGCGGACGATTCCGATTTTCCCTGGCTGAATTCCAACTAACTGGTACTAAGCGATCGCACTCCACAGGCTCTAAATTATGACATCCTTGGCGATGGATGGAAATTCCCCTACCTCGTGTCACTACACCAATAATCGACTCTCCGGGAATTGGCGTACAACATCCAGATAAATGATACACTAATCCTTCTACCCCGACAATTGGCGAATCGCTGCCGCGTCCGCTAGTTGCAGGTACATCGCGTAAGGCTTTCGCTGAAGGTATCGATGTAATTTCTATGACGTTTGTTGCAGGTTGTTGTGCCTTGACTATTTCTCGCCAACGATTTAATACTAAGTTTAAAGTAATTTCACCGTAACCTAAAGCCGCTAATAAATCGTCCACACTATGATAATTGCACTTTTCGGCTACAGCTGACATTGCATCTGACTTGAGCAAAGTTTCAAAACCTGTTCTACCGAGTTCTTTTTCTAACAAGTCTCGTCCACGAGCAAGATTTTCTTCACGGCGCGATCGCTTGTACCATTGTTTTATCCGATTTTTAGCCGCAGAAGTTCTCACAAAGTTCAACCAATCTAAACTCGGATGGCTGTTCTTTTGCGTCAAAATCTCGACAATATCGCCATTTTGTAAGCGCGTTGATAATGGTATCATTCTGCCATTCACCCGCGCCCCCGCACAATGATTTCCTACTTCTGTGTGAATCCGATAAGCAAAATCTACTGTTGTCGAACCCGGACTTAAGGAAACTAAATCCCCCTTAGGGGTGAAGACATAAACATCATCTTCAAATAAATTATCTTTGATGCTTTCTAGATATTCTTGAGCGTCTTTCAGGTCACTTTGCCATTCCAACAACTGCCGCAACCAAGTGAACTTCTCATCTTGTCCTGTTGCCTGGATGTTGTTAGAACCACCTGTTTCTTTGTACTTCCAATGAGCAGCAATTCCATACTCGGCTATATGATGCATTTCCTGCGTTCGGATTTGCACTTCCAAGGGACGACCTGTAAAACCGATGACACCAGTATGCAAGGATTGGTAACGATTTGGCTTTGGCAGTCCGATGTAGTCTTTAAATCTACCAGGAATTGGGCGAAAGGCATCGTGAACTACAGCCAAAGCGCGATAGCATTCTTCATTGGTTTTAACGATAATTCGCAATGCAGCCAAATCGTAAATTTCGTGAAATTCTTTTTGCTGTCGCTGCATTTTTTGGTAAATACTATAAAGATGCTTCGGGCGCCCGCTGACATCGATGACTTCAATACCGGCTTGCTGCAAGCGATCGCGCAAAGTTTTCGTAATTTTCTCCAGTCTTTCTTCTCGTGCTGCTCGTTTTTCGGCTACATATGTTTGAATTTGCCGAAAAGACTCTGGTTCGAGATACTTAAATGCCAAATCCTCCAATTCCCACTTAATTTGCCAGATCCCCAACCGATTGGCTAAAGGAGCAAAAATATCTCGCGTTTCTTGAGCGTTGCTGCGACGACTTTCTTCTGACATAAACTGCAAAGTTCGCATATTATGCAGCCGATCTGCCAACTTCACCACAATGACTCGGATATCTTGTGCCATTGCCAAAAACATTCGTCGGAAATTTTCGGCTTGGCTTTCGGTTTTGCTTTTAAAGTTAAATTTAGAAAGCTTGGTAACACCTTCTACCAATTGTCTAACTTCAGCTCCAAAATGCTCTTCTATTTGCTCAATTGTAATATCTGTATCCTCGACGACATCATGGAGAAATCCAGCTGCTATCATGGCAGAACTCCCCCCCAAGTCGCGTAACAATCCAGCTACAGCTACGGGATGACAAATATATGGTTCTCCCGATTTGCGGTATTGACCTTGATGCAACTCGTAAGCAAATTTAAATGCTCGACAAATTAAAGTTGTATCATAACGCTTTTTGTCATCTTCTTGGGCGTTAGGTGCGGATGACTCTTGTAAACATTTTTTTAGCCAATCCGGAAGAGTAATTTCAACTGGGGAATTTATAAGTATACCGCTCATAAAATCGAAATTAAGGTAATCTGTGGTTAAGTGGATGTACGAAGACAATGCCATTGCCGCCTAATTGTTGCCTTAATTTGGCGGTAAAAGCAGTGTTAGAACGATTTGCTGGTAATTAGTATTGCGAGCTTATCCGGTTTGAGTGTCAACAATCATAGCTGGGAAAATGGAATTATGGCAGATGCAACCCCCTAGCATCATTTGAGGCGAGTAATTATAATAAAAGTTTAAAAAATCTGTTTGAGAAGAAAAAATTCTTGACATTAATAGTATCTCAAGAAGCACTTCATGTCTCTAAATCGCCAGAAATATCACACATTCGCAATGTTGCTCCAGCAATTACGTGACTATACCACGAGTACTGAACTAAATGCGCCCGGACTGCGGCAGCGTGTGGCATCTTTGCAGCAAATGTTTCAGCAGCAGATTGTGCCTTTGGCTGATGAAGATGCTCAAACACCATACAATTCAAGGGAACAGTCTTATCAAACCGAGATGAGCAAGCAACTGCGCTTATTGGAATTGGATGTAATGTTTTTCCAAGGAGCGAGGCAACCAGCTACTGCTCAAGCTAGACTCCAGACAATTAGCGATCGCTTGACTACTCTGGTGCAAT
Coding sequences:
- a CDS encoding RelA/SpoT family protein, giving the protein MSGILINSPVEITLPDWLKKCLQESSAPNAQEDDKKRYDTTLICRAFKFAYELHQGQYRKSGEPYICHPVAVAGLLRDLGGSSAMIAAGFLHDVVEDTDITIEQIEEHFGAEVRQLVEGVTKLSKFNFKSKTESQAENFRRMFLAMAQDIRVIVVKLADRLHNMRTLQFMSEESRRSNAQETRDIFAPLANRLGIWQIKWELEDLAFKYLEPESFRQIQTYVAEKRAAREERLEKITKTLRDRLQQAGIEVIDVSGRPKHLYSIYQKMQRQQKEFHEIYDLAALRIIVKTNEECYRALAVVHDAFRPIPGRFKDYIGLPKPNRYQSLHTGVIGFTGRPLEVQIRTQEMHHIAEYGIAAHWKYKETGGSNNIQATGQDEKFTWLRQLLEWQSDLKDAQEYLESIKDNLFEDDVYVFTPKGDLVSLSPGSTTVDFAYRIHTEVGNHCAGARVNGRMIPLSTRLQNGDIVEILTQKNSHPSLDWLNFVRTSAAKNRIKQWYKRSRREENLARGRDLLEKELGRTGFETLLKSDAMSAVAEKCNYHSVDDLLAALGYGEITLNLVLNRWREIVKAQQPATNVIEITSIPSAKALRDVPATSGRGSDSPIVGVEGLVYHLSGCCTPIPGESIIGVVTRGRGISIHRQGCHNLEPVECDRLVPVSWNSARENRNRPQTYPVSIQIEALDRVGVLKDILSRLSDQGINVRHAQVKTAFGQPALMDLGIDISDRFQLEQVFIQIKKMSDILNIRRVGQIDE
- the patD gene encoding heterocyst frequency control protein PatD produces the protein MSLNRQKYHTFAMLLQQLRDYTTSTELNAPGLRQRVASLQQMFQQQIVPLADEDAQTPYNSREQSYQTEMSKQLRLLELDVMFFQGARQPATAQARLQTISDRLTTLVQYCEAILQQE